The following proteins are encoded in a genomic region of Chryseobacterium cucumeris:
- a CDS encoding GMC oxidoreductase: MNPTHNKKDVIIVGTGIAGSLIAKLLSDHVFDATKGKMVHRADAGKSDNIREISILMYEAGLEAGIELDSVSSMTTYNEYIRTFYREEAKVPNSPYPNLKQAPSPNVLDMEHIVQPYPDKKGYLVQFGPMPFASDAIRVGGGTTLHWLGTTPRMLPNDFKLTEKYGIKIPKPDSDEKTAVDWPISYEELRPYYEMAEFEIGVSGDVSRQEYPITEKTEEYYGNYVFPMEEIPQSYMDHKIIEGLKGTSVKLSSGEIPLMMVPSPQGRNSIPNPKYGKTKVIKAEPKDSGYKLVLDSSEKEEYKALGSVWNPYMGERCEGNASCVPICPVQAKYNALKTLKKALYKMNDNDNLSRNLFMQIQAQSVVYKLSIDQNDSHKISKVHLRKYISKEKTDFVEESIDTSDAIVILAANAFENPKILLNSKYTTPEGVKTAANSSDQVGRNLMDHMVMLTWGLFPEPVYPYRGPGSTTNISSFRDGEFRKDFSAWISPLDNWGWGWPAFSPGSDVAYFIKEKHFGAELREKLTDRLSKQVLFHFEIEQLPNPNNRVTINDEYLDVLGIPRPVIHYELTEYEMKAMEQAKDASDQMFKRLNITDFTKYTAEDKNSVIYNGVRYSYNGAGHIVGTHRMGSKAEESVTDSYCKTWDHPNLYVVGAGNMTTLGTSNPTLTLSAFTIRSVESILADLEIQLKK, from the coding sequence ATGAATCCAACCCATAACAAAAAAGATGTGATCATTGTAGGAACAGGGATCGCTGGGTCATTAATCGCAAAGCTATTATCCGACCACGTATTTGACGCAACCAAAGGAAAAATGGTCCATCGTGCAGATGCCGGAAAATCCGATAACATCAGGGAAATATCAATCCTTATGTATGAAGCAGGTCTGGAAGCAGGTATTGAGCTGGATTCCGTATCCTCAATGACCACTTATAATGAATATATCCGTACTTTTTACAGAGAGGAAGCCAAAGTTCCCAACTCTCCTTATCCGAACTTAAAGCAGGCTCCTTCTCCCAACGTTCTGGATATGGAACATATTGTCCAGCCATATCCGGATAAAAAAGGGTATCTCGTTCAGTTCGGGCCGATGCCATTCGCAAGTGATGCGATACGGGTAGGCGGCGGAACTACCCTTCACTGGCTGGGAACTACACCAAGAATGCTTCCCAACGATTTTAAACTTACCGAAAAATACGGCATCAAGATTCCAAAGCCGGATTCTGATGAGAAAACTGCTGTCGACTGGCCGATAAGTTATGAAGAATTAAGGCCTTATTATGAGATGGCTGAGTTTGAAATCGGGGTTTCCGGGGATGTTTCAAGACAGGAATATCCAATTACAGAGAAGACGGAAGAATATTATGGAAACTATGTATTTCCGATGGAAGAAATTCCTCAGAGTTATATGGATCATAAGATTATTGAGGGACTTAAAGGGACAAGTGTAAAGCTGAGTTCAGGAGAGATTCCTTTAATGATGGTGCCTTCTCCACAGGGAAGAAATTCTATTCCAAATCCAAAATACGGAAAAACGAAGGTCATTAAAGCAGAACCAAAGGATTCTGGTTATAAACTGGTTTTAGACAGTTCTGAAAAAGAAGAATACAAAGCTCTTGGTTCTGTTTGGAATCCTTATATGGGAGAACGCTGTGAAGGGAATGCTTCGTGTGTTCCGATCTGTCCTGTTCAGGCAAAATACAATGCGTTAAAAACATTGAAAAAGGCTTTATATAAAATGAATGATAATGATAACCTGAGCCGTAATCTATTCATGCAGATTCAGGCGCAGAGTGTTGTTTACAAGCTAAGCATTGATCAAAATGATAGTCATAAAATTTCAAAAGTCCATCTGAGAAAATATATCTCAAAAGAAAAGACTGATTTTGTTGAAGAATCTATTGATACGTCTGATGCCATCGTCATTCTTGCAGCCAATGCTTTTGAAAACCCTAAAATTTTATTGAATTCCAAATATACAACCCCGGAAGGCGTAAAAACAGCAGCCAACAGCAGTGATCAGGTGGGAAGAAACCTGATGGATCATATGGTAATGCTTACCTGGGGACTTTTCCCTGAACCGGTATACCCGTACAGAGGTCCGGGTTCTACTACAAATATTTCGTCTTTCCGTGACGGAGAGTTCAGAAAGGACTTTTCTGCATGGATTTCTCCGCTTGACAATTGGGGATGGGGCTGGCCGGCATTTTCCCCGGGTTCTGATGTAGCCTATTTTATCAAAGAAAAACATTTTGGGGCAGAATTAAGAGAAAAGCTCACCGACAGACTTTCAAAACAGGTATTATTCCATTTTGAAATTGAACAGCTCCCGAATCCCAACAACAGAGTAACCATTAATGATGAGTATCTGGATGTTCTCGGAATTCCACGACCTGTTATTCATTATGAACTGACAGAGTACGAAATGAAAGCAATGGAGCAGGCAAAAGATGCTTCGGATCAAATGTTTAAAAGATTAAACATTACGGATTTCACAAAATATACTGCGGAAGACAAAAATTCTGTGATCTATAACGGAGTGAGATATTCTTATAATGGCGCAGGACACATCGTAGGAACTCACAGAATGGGTTCTAAAGCTGAAGAATCCGTAACCGACAGCTACTGCAAAACCTGGGATCATCCGAATTTATACGTCGTAGGTGCGGGAAATATGACCACGCTGGGAACATCAAATCCTACTTTAACATTATCAGCATTCACAATCCGTTCGGTAGAATCCATCCTTGCTGACCTTGAAATTCAACTTAAAAAATAA